The following DNA comes from Candidatus Woesearchaeota archaeon.
TCGAAAAAAAATTTATGCGTGCGCCGGTTTTCGTCGCGCGCATATTTTATAGTCAAAATGTTAGAAAAAACTTACGGAGGAAAGGAAGCAATTCCTATACACACTAAAGTGTGTAGTATCCTTGCTTCAGAACAATGAAAATTCCATATGATAAGATAATCTCCAAAATAAAAGAACAAACACAAATTTCTGAAGAAGAACTCAACTCCAAAATAAAGGAAAAAATGGACCAGCTTTCGGGCCTTATTTCCAAGGAAGGGGCAGCACACATAATAGCAAATGAATTGAAAATAAAGCTTTTTGAGGAGGGCAGGGTAAAGATAAAAGACCTAGTTGCGGGAATGCGCTCTGCAGAGACTGTAGGCAAAATAACCAATATATTTGAGCTAAGGGAATTCCAGAGAAAAGACGGCTCTACGGGAAAAGTAGCATCCTTTATTATCGCTGACGAAACAGGCAGGGCAAGGATTGTCCTTTGGAATGACCGGGCGGATATAATAAAAGACCTGGCAACTGACAATATAGTCTATATAAAAAATGGGCTCACAAAAGAGAACAACAGCAGCATTGAGCTCCATATGAACACTAAATCCGAACTGATAGTAAACCCAGAAAATGAAAAAATAGAAAAAGTGGCTTCGCAGGAAAGGCCAGAGCCTGAAAGAAAAGCTATATCTTCACTGACTGAAAATGATTCGAATATAGAGCTATTGGCGACAATTGTCCAGATATTCGAGCCCAGATTTTATGAAGTAGACCCTGATACGGGAAAAAGAATAAGGCCAACAGACGGGAAATTCTACAATCAAAAAGGGAAAGAGATTTCTCCTGCTTATTCTTATGTGATGAATGCGGTGCTGGATGATGGCTCTTCCACAATAAGGGCGGCATTTTTCAGAAATCAGCTCACAAGCCTCCTGAAAATAAACAATGAGCAGGTGCTGAAATTCAAGGACAGCCCGGGAGATTTTGAAGATATAAAACAGCAGCTCTTAGGAAAAATCATAAAGATAGTGGGCAGGGCATCAAAGAATGATATGTTTGACAGGATTGAATTCATACCACAGCTGGTTTTTCCTGACCCTAACCCGGATGAAGAATTATCCAAGCTTAAAAAAGAAGCCAAAGTAATAGAATAAGATGCTTTTCTACACCCATGTTGCCTTCTCAGCCTTAATAGGGTTGTTTGCATTAGATTATATAGCCGAAGATAAAATCATTTTCCTTTCGCTGCTGATATTATTCGCGTCTTTCCCGGATATGGATAAGCCAGACTCAAAAATAGGCAGAAAGATTAAGATTTCCAAGATTATAAATCTGATTTTCGGCCATAGGACTATTTTCCATTCCTTATTCTTCATAGCGCCTGTATACATCTTATTTTCATTATTTTCCCGGACAATAGCCCTGTCTTTTTTGCTGGCATCGGGGTCGCATCTTCTTCTTGATGCTTTAACACCCAAAGGCATTTTTCCACTTTATCCGTTAAAATATAAAATAAAAGGCAGCATAAAGACAGGCAAATTTGCAGAAAAAGTGCTGTTTCTCATAATGGCTACAGCGATTGCCATAAAACTGTCCACTGGACAAAGCTGATTATGGAATATATTATTATATTAACGTCTGATTATCCAAAATCTATAAGCACTGGACATTTTTTTCCTGCGCGCAAGCTATATAAATATCCTTATCCTACTATATCATAGCTGATGAAAAGTCAGCACCT
Coding sequences within:
- a CDS encoding DUF2240 family protein; its protein translation is MKIPYDKIISKIKEQTQISEEELNSKIKEKMDQLSGLISKEGAAHIIANELKIKLFEEGRVKIKDLVAGMRSAETVGKITNIFELREFQRKDGSTGKVASFIIADETGRARIVLWNDRADIIKDLATDNIVYIKNGLTKENNSSIELHMNTKSELIVNPENEKIEKVASQERPEPERKAISSLTENDSNIELLATIVQIFEPRFYEVDPDTGKRIRPTDGKFYNQKGKEISPAYSYVMNAVLDDGSSTIRAAFFRNQLTSLLKINNEQVLKFKDSPGDFEDIKQQLLGKIIKIVGRASKNDMFDRIEFIPQLVFPDPNPDEELSKLKKEAKVIE